One window from the genome of Salvia splendens isolate huo1 chromosome 9, SspV2, whole genome shotgun sequence encodes:
- the LOC121749597 gene encoding myb-related protein 306-like: MGRPPCCDKVGMKKGPWTPEEDIVLVSYIQQHGPGNWRAVPTNTGLLRCSKSCRLRWTNYLRPGIRRGNFTEHEEKMIIHLQALLGNRWAAIASYLPQRTDNDIKNYWNTHLKKKLGKGQGGKGDDSETKSIAKGQWERRLQTDIHTAKQALCEALSLDKPICISNSNSNSAMGSNLTLPQRVDSVVPTPTYASSTENIARLLQKWMKKSPNSSSSAVSSDSNANFSAGLSSSPSEGAISTTFPVSVEADREVKFETQMPLTLLEKWLLDEAAAQGQDGDFMDLALSETADLF, encoded by the exons ATGGGGAGGCCACCTTGCTGTGATAAAGTGGGAATGAAGAAAGGGCCATGGACGCCCGAGGAAGACATCGTCCTCGTCTCGTACATTCAACAACACGGTCCGGGAAATTGGAGGGCTGTTCCTACTAACACAG GTTTGCTGAGATGCAGCAAGAGCTGCCGCCTCCGCTGGACCAACTATCTCCGCCCGGGAATCCGCAGGGGGAACTTCACCGAGCACGAGGAGAAGATGATCATCCACCTCCAAGCCCTCCTCGGCAACAG GTGGGCTGCTATAGCCTCATACCTCCCACAGAGAACCGACAATGACATCAAGAACTACTGGAACACGCACTTGAAGAAGAAGCTGGGGAAGGGTCAGGGCGGGAAGGGGGATGATTCGGAGACAAAATCGATTGCGAAAGGGCAGTGGGAAAGGCGGCTTCAAACCGACATCCACACGGCCAAACAAGCCCTATGCGAGGCTCTCTCGCTCGACAAACCCATCTGCatctccaattccaattccaattcggCGATGGGATCAAACCTAACCCTACCTCAGCGAGTCGACTCGGTGGTGCCGACGCCCACGTACGCCTCCAGCACCGAGAACATCGCTCGTTTGCTGCAGAAATGGATGAAGAAGTCTCCGAATTCTTCATCATCCGCGGTCTCCTCCGACAGCAACGCCAACTTCTCGGCCGGGCTGAGCTCCAGCCCTAGCGAGGGCGCGATCAGCACGACGTTCCCTGTTTCAGTGGAGGCGGATCGTGAGGTGAAGTTTGAGACGCAAATGCCCCTCACCCTGCTGGAGAAGTGGCTGCTAGACGAAGCGGCGGCGCAGGGGCAGGATGGAGATTTCATGGACTTGGCTTTGAGTGAAACTGCTGATTTGTTCTGA
- the LOC121748780 gene encoding protein ANTAGONIST OF LIKE HETEROCHROMATIN PROTEIN 1-like translates to MDMEDEISKVEQKRHALTTTLILLEEILRNHRINLLLISMLITLIRPNGGKRKRGGRGTAEPLMDAIPAHVKQLDRLVRISDRSCVDNLRMDRNTFGRLCRILRDRVGLIDQKFVTIEEQVSMFLCILSHHKKTRIVGHDFMRSSQTVSKYLHTVLRGVLTLHDLFLVKPTPIDDDCTDSRWKWFKGCLGALDGTYINVRVPLADAPRYRNRKGQITTNTLAVCDRHLRFVYVLPGWEGSAGDSRILRDAISRPRGLKVPRGCYYLCDNGYANSEGFVTPFKGVRYHLKEWGPGTQAPQTPEELFNLKHTKARNIIERSFAVLKMRWGILRSPSFYPIDVQTGLIIACFLLHNFIRSQMEVDPIEELLGGQIEEGYGSDNDEVVADHISIVNPTTSWNSKRDDLAKAMWAEKNNA, encoded by the exons ATGGACATGGAAGATGAAATTAGCAAG GTTGAACAGAAACGTCATGCATTGACAACGACATTGATTTTGCTTGAGGAGATACTAAGAAACCATCGAATTAACCTCCTTCTTATAAGTATGTTAATCACATTGATACGACCAAATGGCGGTAAAAGGAAACGAGGTGGTAGAGGTACAGCCGAGCCTCTGATGGATGCAATTCCTGCTCATGTGAAGCAGTTAGATAGGCTAGTGCGCATCTCAGATCGTTCATGTGTAGACAATTTAAGGATGGATAGAAACACATTTGGTCGTTTATGTCGCATCCTGCGAGACCGGGTAGGTTTAATTGACCAGAAATTTGTTACCATCGAGGAACAAGTTTCTATGTTTCTGTGCATTCTATCCCACCATAAGAAGACACGAATTGTCGGTCATGATTTCATGCGATCTTCACAAACTGTGTCGAAATACTTGCATACAGTTCTTCGTGGAGTGCTTACTCTCCATGATTTGTTTTTGGTGAAACCTACTCCGATTGATGATGATTGCACTGATTCAAGGTGGAAGTGGTTTAAG GGTTGTCTAGGGGCTTTGGATGGCACATATATCAATGTACGGGTCCCTCTTGCTGACGCACCCCGCTACAGAAATAGGAAAGGACAGATCACGACAAACACACTTGCTGTGTGTGATCGACATCTTCGCTTTGTTTATGTCTTGCCCGGTTGGGAGGGATCTGCAGGTGACTCGAGGATCTTACGTGATGCAATTAGCAGGCCACGTGGACTTAAGGTGCCTAGAG GTTGCTACTACCTTTGTGACAACGGTTACGCAAATAGTGAGGGATTTGTCACACCGTTCAAAGGAGTTAGATATCATCTTAAGGAGTGGGGACCCGGAACCCAAGCGCCCCAAACCCCCGAAGAACTTTTCAACTTGAAGCACACCAAAGCCAGAAATATAATTGAGCGGTCCTTTGCAGTGTTGAAGATGCGTTGGGGAATTCTTCGCAGTCCCAGCTTCTACCCAATCGACGTTCAAACAGGTTTAATTATCGCTTGCTTCCTGCTTCACAATTTTATACGGAGTCAGATGGAGGTAGATCCTATCGAGGAATTGTTGGGTGGTCAAATTGAAGAAGGTTATGGGAGTGACAATGATGAAGTGGTTGCTGATCACATTAGCATTGTCAACCCAACAACATCTTGGAATAGTAAAAGGGATGATCTCGCCAAGGCTATGTGGGCAGAGAAAAATAATGCTTAA
- the LOC121749738 gene encoding uncharacterized protein LOC121749738 isoform X2: MSASGTNGSPLTDGASDPSNRNVKCDRPRRCWSPCEDAILMTTLKELVATGWKSDNGFRSSGVGFNPHGDYKIDIDDEQWSQVVQKDVNAKYMRNKSWPMLDDWKEVFGKDRAEGVRSVDLEDAVNKIYGAKAVANEVSGTNDHMTFEELFPDEVLPDGILPEMIGESPSPPERATNKVPHKVIKKRKVEDQMDGVLNLMSRIHEDTNERLKEISSRIGYDFDLSTKRTEIFKQLKGIPGLTMKQQFYVSKKLVKEPELMDLFRGLDEVARPAFVLDILEDDGLI, encoded by the exons ATGAGTGCTAGTGGGACCAACGGCAGTCCTTTAACAGACG GGGCCTCGGATCCGTCGAACAGAAATGTGAAATGTGACAGGCCGAGGCGTTGTTGGTCACCCTGCGAGGATGCTATCCTTATGACGACACTAAAGGAGTTGGTGGCAACCGGATGGAAGTCGGACAACGGGTTTCGGTCAAG CGGTGTTGGGTTCAATCCTCACGGTGATTACAAGATCGATATTGACGATGAGCAATGGTCCCAAGTCGTTCAG AAAGATGTCAATGCAAAGTATATGCGGAACAAGTCTTGGCCAATGTTAGATGACTGGAAGGAGGTATTCGGAAAAGATCGTGCAGAGGGAGTTCGGAGCGTAGACCTTGAGGATGCTGTCAATAAAATATATGGTGCAAAGGCTGTCGCGAACGAGGTCTCAGGAACTAATGACCACATGACATTTGAAGAATTGTTCCCTGATGAAGTACTGCCCGATGGTATTCTTCCCGAGATGATTGGCGAGAGCCCATCACCACCTGAGCGAGCTACTAATAAGGTGCCACATAAAGTAATCAAGAAGAGGAAAGTGGAAGACCAGATGGATGGAGTCCTCAATTTGATGAGTCGTATCCACGAAGATACAAACGAGCGCCTAAAGGAAATTTCTTCTAGAATTGGGTATGATTTTGATCTTAGCACGAAGAGGACCGAGATCTTCAAACAACTGAAAGGTATACCCGGACTGACCATGAAACAACAGTTTTATGTTTCGAAAAAGCTTGTGAAGGAGCCCGAACTCATGGATCTCTTCAGGGGATTGGATGAGGTTGCTCGTCCAGCCTTTGTTCTGGACATCCTTGAGGACGATGGGCTGATATGA
- the LOC121749738 gene encoding uncharacterized protein LOC121749738 isoform X1 — MSASGTNGSPLTDGASDPSNRNVKCDRPRRCWSPCEDAILMTTLKELVATGWKSDNGFRSRYLTRCLEALKREFPKTDIRAHPHIYSKITTWKRNYYSLMTILDRSGVGFNPHGDYKIDIDDEQWSQVVQKDVNAKYMRNKSWPMLDDWKEVFGKDRAEGVRSVDLEDAVNKIYGAKAVANEVSGTNDHMTFEELFPDEVLPDGILPEMIGESPSPPERATNKVPHKVIKKRKVEDQMDGVLNLMSRIHEDTNERLKEISSRIGYDFDLSTKRTEIFKQLKGIPGLTMKQQFYVSKKLVKEPELMDLFRGLDEVARPAFVLDILEDDGLI; from the exons ATGAGTGCTAGTGGGACCAACGGCAGTCCTTTAACAGACG GGGCCTCGGATCCGTCGAACAGAAATGTGAAATGTGACAGGCCGAGGCGTTGTTGGTCACCCTGCGAGGATGCTATCCTTATGACGACACTAAAGGAGTTGGTGGCAACCGGATGGAAGTCGGACAACGGGTTTCGGTCAAGGTATCTAACTCGTTGCTTGGAGGCCCTTAAGCGTGAATTTCCGAAAACTGATATACGTGCTCACCCTCACATCTACTCCAAGATTACAACCTGGAAAAGGAATTACTACTCGCTAATGACAATCCTTGATCGCAGCGGTGTTGGGTTCAATCCTCACGGTGATTACAAGATCGATATTGACGATGAGCAATGGTCCCAAGTCGTTCAG AAAGATGTCAATGCAAAGTATATGCGGAACAAGTCTTGGCCAATGTTAGATGACTGGAAGGAGGTATTCGGAAAAGATCGTGCAGAGGGAGTTCGGAGCGTAGACCTTGAGGATGCTGTCAATAAAATATATGGTGCAAAGGCTGTCGCGAACGAGGTCTCAGGAACTAATGACCACATGACATTTGAAGAATTGTTCCCTGATGAAGTACTGCCCGATGGTATTCTTCCCGAGATGATTGGCGAGAGCCCATCACCACCTGAGCGAGCTACTAATAAGGTGCCACATAAAGTAATCAAGAAGAGGAAAGTGGAAGACCAGATGGATGGAGTCCTCAATTTGATGAGTCGTATCCACGAAGATACAAACGAGCGCCTAAAGGAAATTTCTTCTAGAATTGGGTATGATTTTGATCTTAGCACGAAGAGGACCGAGATCTTCAAACAACTGAAAGGTATACCCGGACTGACCATGAAACAACAGTTTTATGTTTCGAAAAAGCTTGTGAAGGAGCCCGAACTCATGGATCTCTTCAGGGGATTGGATGAGGTTGCTCGTCCAGCCTTTGTTCTGGACATCCTTGAGGACGATGGGCTGATATGA